One part of the Algibacter sp. L1A34 genome encodes these proteins:
- a CDS encoding methyltransferase: MITDINVNKPEPFFSEQPLPQFNRSINVARTIRGLEAGKPIMITEFYSNGLQLLKELQMHLRVKFPGLTFDEQRANRSAFRALSSLIYIKIVDHKLTVKKAPSIGWLEKLYPDENNFLLPFTKVQGLNSAWQWYQNGMMLPVLRNKIHPYYGVYFPTRFDHLILFDNWLKRYEGPKKSAIDVGIGSGVLSFQMVKHGFQKVFGTDTNPNAIVGLTESMGDTKMSRKIELEFAPLFGTIEKQTELIVFNPPWLPAPQDMDTNDEAIYYNENLFLDFFTEAKKRLLPEGKLVVLFSNMAQITDVTKEHPIEKELAEGGRFKLVNCLKKPVKAASDKTKRNQNWRADEEVELWELVHA; this comes from the coding sequence ATGATTACAGATATAAATGTAAACAAACCTGAGCCTTTTTTTTCAGAACAACCCTTACCACAATTTAATCGCTCAATAAATGTTGCGCGTACCATTAGAGGGTTAGAAGCTGGTAAGCCTATAATGATAACCGAATTTTATAGTAACGGTTTGCAGTTGCTTAAAGAGTTGCAAATGCATCTTAGAGTTAAATTTCCTGGTCTTACTTTCGATGAGCAACGTGCCAATCGTTCCGCATTTAGAGCATTGTCTAGTCTTATTTATATAAAAATTGTAGATCATAAACTAACCGTAAAAAAAGCACCATCTATTGGTTGGTTAGAGAAACTTTATCCAGACGAAAATAATTTTCTATTACCATTTACCAAAGTACAAGGCCTTAATAGTGCTTGGCAATGGTATCAAAATGGCATGATGCTTCCGGTGTTACGAAACAAAATACATCCATATTATGGGGTGTATTTCCCAACACGTTTCGATCATTTAATACTGTTCGATAATTGGCTAAAACGTTACGAAGGACCAAAAAAATCGGCCATAGATGTGGGTATTGGTAGTGGCGTGTTGTCTTTTCAGATGGTAAAGCATGGTTTTCAGAAGGTATTTGGAACCGATACAAACCCCAATGCAATTGTTGGATTAACAGAGTCTATGGGAGATACCAAAATGTCTCGAAAAATAGAACTCGAATTTGCACCACTTTTTGGAACTATTGAAAAGCAAACCGAACTTATTGTTTTTAATCCGCCTTGGTTGCCAGCACCTCAAGATATGGATACCAATGACGAAGCTATTTATTACAACGAAAACTTGTTTTTAGATTTTTTTACTGAAGCTAAAAAACGATTATTGCCAGAAGGTAAGCTTGTTGTCCTATTCTCTAATATGGCACAAATTACCGATGTTACAAAAGAACACCCTATAGAAAAGGAACTTGCCGAAGGCGGACGCTTTAAATTAGTAAACTGTTTAAAGAAGCCAGTAAAAGCAGCATCGGATAAAACAAAGCGCAATCAAAATTGGCGAGCAGACGAAGAAGTTGAACTTTGGGAATTGGTGCATGCTTAG
- a CDS encoding tryptophan-rich sensory protein, translating to MKKLLQIINGVAFVCVIVMNYLSNTGLLNNTTIGEVSREYNTLFTPAGYAFSIWGIIYLLVLGFVIYQGRSLFVKVRDDAFILKTGWWFLVSCIANCLWIVAWIYGYTLWSSIFIFTLLFSLIQIVLKNSMELVDEPISVIVFLWWPFVIYSGWVTVASIANVSAVLVKYNWAGFGLSPTFWTVLLIVIAVIINLTITWKRNMREFALVGAWALIAIYVANSDVNNVVAYTALVAAAILIISSSTHAFINRKTNPAIKCKEFLEARKN from the coding sequence ATGAAAAAACTACTGCAAATAATTAATGGCGTTGCGTTTGTGTGTGTTATAGTCATGAACTATTTATCTAATACCGGTTTGTTAAACAATACCACTATTGGAGAAGTTTCTAGAGAATATAACACCCTATTTACACCAGCAGGTTATGCGTTTTCAATTTGGGGAATTATCTATTTACTCGTATTAGGGTTTGTTATCTATCAAGGCAGAAGTCTGTTTGTAAAAGTAAGAGACGATGCTTTTATATTAAAAACCGGTTGGTGGTTTTTAGTATCCTGTATAGCCAATTGTTTATGGATTGTAGCTTGGATTTATGGCTATACCTTATGGTCTTCCATATTTATTTTTACACTACTATTCTCATTAATCCAAATTGTGCTTAAAAACAGCATGGAATTGGTAGACGAACCTATATCTGTTATTGTGTTCCTATGGTGGCCATTTGTAATTTATAGTGGTTGGGTTACTGTTGCTAGTATAGCAAACGTATCGGCTGTTTTAGTAAAATATAATTGGGCTGGTTTTGGTTTATCTCCAACATTTTGGACGGTTTTGCTTATCGTTATCGCAGTCATAATAAATCTAACAATTACTTGGAAACGAAACATGCGTGAATTTGCCCTTGTTGGCGCTTGGGCTTTAATTGCCATTTATGTTGCTAATAGCGATGTAAACAATGTTGTGGCTTATACTGCATTAGTTGCTGCTGCTATTTTAATTATAAGTAGCTCTACGCATGCGTTTATTAACAGAAAAACAAATCCGGCGATAAAGTGTAAGGAGTTTTTAGAAGCTAGGAAAAACTAA
- a CDS encoding PD-(D/E)XK motif protein, translated as MVDLKEIYDVLPLPTNQNSNSYSAKAIKGFKNHRIAKNYANNPSLLIFISEQNQDFLIANQNLFSIKISHNLKCEIESDKKSTCNNFSVVSYIGQNDEIKNIFLSTCQVLIKSLGQNPSNKKIKTIVSKFIELFKSIKEPPRKSIQGLWAELLLIEQSNSPINLINAWHCVPEEKFDFSFDQLRIEVKSSGSDTRTHHFTIGQLKSINNTEIFIASILMKTNTGGLSISDLLNNINNKLTDFQKQKEKLHLLVYATLGMDIDKVSLVKFDYELAKGSLQFYNSKEIPKIESELIPKEVSNVKFTSNLINSKFSNFQIDELIKPFI; from the coding sequence ATGGTTGATTTAAAAGAAATATATGATGTGTTGCCATTGCCTACAAATCAGAATTCAAACTCTTATTCGGCAAAGGCTATTAAAGGCTTTAAAAACCATAGAATAGCTAAAAACTATGCAAATAACCCAAGTCTTTTAATATTCATTTCAGAACAAAACCAAGATTTTCTTATTGCAAATCAAAATTTGTTTAGTATTAAAATTTCTCACAACCTAAAATGCGAAATAGAATCAGATAAAAAATCAACTTGTAACAATTTTTCTGTCGTTTCTTATATTGGCCAAAACGATGAAATAAAAAATATTTTTCTAAGCACTTGCCAAGTTTTAATAAAATCACTCGGTCAAAATCCTTCAAATAAAAAAATAAAAACCATTGTTAGCAAGTTCATTGAGTTATTTAAATCGATAAAAGAGCCTCCAAGAAAATCTATACAAGGTCTTTGGGCTGAATTATTACTAATAGAGCAATCAAATTCACCGATAAATTTAATTAACGCATGGCATTGTGTTCCTGAAGAAAAATTTGATTTTAGTTTCGATCAATTACGCATAGAAGTAAAAAGTTCTGGATCAGATACTCGAACACATCATTTCACCATAGGCCAACTAAAATCAATCAATAATACAGAAATTTTCATCGCCTCTATATTGATGAAAACAAATACGGGAGGTTTAAGTATATCCGATTTATTAAATAATATAAACAACAAATTAACAGATTTCCAAAAACAGAAAGAAAAACTTCATCTTCTGGTATATGCAACTTTAGGTATGGATATAGATAAAGTAAGCCTAGTCAAATTTGATTATGAATTAGCAAAAGGCTCTTTACAGTTTTACAATTCAAAAGAAATACCTAAGATTGAAAGTGAACTTATCCCCAAAGAAGTTTCTAATGTTAAATTCACAAGTAATTTAATTAATTCTAAATTTTCAAATTTTCAAATTGACGAATTAATAAAACCTTTTATATAA
- a CDS encoding Z1 domain-containing protein, producing the protein MSKTENIKIMLSTLNDESWIPEYGEESEKLLNKIFGNDTDAKEKVKEETYHIMKLCGNPSEETNGDTGLVFGYVQSGKTLSFTTLTALARDNNYQIVIVLAGISTNLVNQSFNRLQNDLDINQGFHRKWVMLNNPKDPTRNPQDKNTIQRELQNWKKPNTPDDFKKTLLITVMKNTSHLKNLLALLKKLDLSNVPTLIIDDEGDQASMNTKASSNARRERNGEVLTEIQMSTIYRRIRDLKNILPHHTFIQYTATPQAPLFINILDNLSPNFIQLLTPGEKYTGGRAFCQENHFIIRKIPYSEIYGDDNIFQEAPDTLQEAMRIFFLSVTSGYLLGNKKGNPKNRSMMVHPSRLVEEHDIYYDWVTHIKNLWEKVLLERNDNDETKQQIISEFKEAYKDLKANAPEIQPFEVLLGTLGHNISNTAVEQLNSRAGSSVDWNSNYSFILVGGQAMDRGFTVEGLTITYMPRSMGVGNADTIQQRARFFGYKKDFLGHCRVYLDAENIHLFSEYVNHEEDIRRKLLEHKLSGQHLNEMERRFVLDEMFRLTRTNVLSEDLTRTTFGNKWVRIRAPHDSEIIIESNRAIVDKFKSKYKQQFIEDKGHKDRTDEQKHLVAKIPLRDLFTDLLNELKFTRQTDSTTYTNLKSVIDLYTDEFPPEDSFVYLIAKGNQRKRRLKKDEIQQLFQGKNPRTGEIIYPGDEKIKSKDSVTVQIHKLDFRDTEYENIVTIAVWIPARLSQSLISKING; encoded by the coding sequence ATGTCAAAAACTGAAAATATAAAGATCATGCTTAGCACCTTAAATGACGAAAGTTGGATACCTGAATACGGTGAAGAATCTGAAAAGTTATTGAATAAGATTTTCGGTAATGACACAGATGCCAAAGAAAAAGTAAAAGAGGAAACATATCACATTATGAAATTATGTGGTAATCCAAGTGAAGAAACGAATGGCGATACTGGATTAGTTTTTGGTTATGTTCAAAGTGGAAAAACACTATCTTTTACTACGCTAACTGCGTTAGCAAGAGACAATAATTATCAAATAGTAATAGTACTAGCGGGTATTTCTACAAACCTTGTAAATCAGTCTTTCAATAGGTTACAAAATGATTTAGACATAAATCAAGGATTTCATAGAAAATGGGTAATGCTTAACAATCCAAAAGACCCTACCAGAAATCCGCAAGATAAAAACACTATCCAAAGAGAACTTCAAAATTGGAAAAAGCCCAATACACCTGATGACTTCAAAAAAACATTACTGATTACGGTAATGAAAAACACAAGTCATTTAAAAAATTTACTTGCTCTATTAAAAAAACTTGATTTATCAAATGTCCCTACTTTAATCATTGATGATGAAGGAGACCAAGCAAGTATGAATACAAAAGCTAGTTCAAATGCTCGAAGAGAGCGTAATGGAGAGGTACTTACTGAAATTCAAATGAGTACTATTTATCGTAGAATTAGAGATTTAAAAAACATTCTACCACATCATACTTTCATACAATATACAGCTACTCCACAAGCTCCGTTATTCATTAATATTTTAGACAATCTTTCTCCTAATTTTATTCAACTTTTAACTCCTGGAGAAAAATATACCGGAGGACGTGCCTTTTGTCAAGAAAACCATTTCATCATAAGAAAAATACCTTATTCTGAAATTTATGGTGATGATAATATATTTCAAGAAGCACCTGACACACTCCAAGAAGCAATGCGTATTTTCTTTTTAAGTGTTACTTCTGGTTATTTATTGGGTAATAAAAAGGGAAATCCCAAAAATCGCTCAATGATGGTCCATCCATCACGATTAGTCGAAGAACACGACATATATTATGATTGGGTAACACATATCAAAAATCTCTGGGAAAAAGTCTTATTAGAACGTAATGATAATGATGAAACTAAACAACAAATCATTTCTGAATTTAAAGAAGCCTATAAGGACTTAAAAGCAAATGCTCCTGAAATACAACCTTTTGAAGTTCTTTTAGGAACTTTAGGCCATAACATCAGTAATACAGCTGTTGAGCAACTAAATTCAAGAGCAGGAAGTTCGGTTGATTGGAATAGTAACTATTCGTTTATACTTGTTGGTGGTCAGGCAATGGACAGGGGTTTTACTGTTGAAGGGTTGACAATAACATATATGCCAAGAAGTATGGGTGTTGGAAATGCGGACACTATTCAGCAACGAGCTCGATTCTTTGGATATAAAAAAGACTTTTTAGGACATTGTAGAGTGTATCTTGATGCCGAGAATATCCACCTATTCAGCGAATACGTTAATCACGAAGAAGACATACGCAGAAAACTACTTGAACATAAATTATCTGGTCAACATTTAAATGAAATGGAGAGACGGTTTGTCTTAGACGAAATGTTTAGATTAACAAGAACCAATGTGCTATCTGAGGATTTGACAAGAACCACTTTTGGGAATAAATGGGTTAGAATTAGGGCTCCACACGATAGCGAAATTATTATCGAAAGTAATAGGGCCATAGTTGATAAATTTAAGAGTAAATACAAGCAACAATTTATAGAAGATAAAGGCCATAAAGACAGAACAGATGAACAAAAACATCTTGTTGCTAAAATCCCTTTGAGGGATTTATTTACTGACTTGCTTAATGAATTGAAGTTTACTAGACAAACTGATTCTACAACTTACACCAATTTAAAATCTGTTATCGACTTATACACGGACGAATTTCCACCAGAAGATAGTTTTGTTTATTTAATTGCAAAAGGTAATCAAAGAAAAAGACGATTAAAAAAGGATGAAATACAGCAGTTATTCCAAGGTAAAAACCCAAGAACTGGAGAAATTATTTATCCTGGAGACGAAAAAATAAAATCGAAAGATTCTGTAACTGTTCAAATACACAAACTCGATTTTAGAGATACAGAATACGAAAATATAGTTACCATTGCTGTATGGATTCCAGCGCGTTTATCTCAATCCTTAATATCCAAAATTAATGGTTGA
- a CDS encoding ATP-binding protein has protein sequence MKELNNVNIRPGVTILSVLKHLNYKPYYALAEFVDNAIDSYLKNEKELKRVEGVNYKLRVDIEFDTNNQKITIKDNAAGIHTNDYQRAFRTAELPPDNTRLSEFGMGMKSAACWFSNKWQAKTTALNENVERKVSFDISKIVEDKIQELQIENKDAKTNSHYTLITLFGIEEKMPIRRGLGKVKRHLASIYRDFFRKDILDLYINGEKLSYKTPKILNTAYFETPNSENVTWKQEVDFDFGDDHNGGRLRAKGFVAIMETMSVKDSGFALFRRGRVIEGSADNDEGFRPPALSGSLGSHRYKRLFGELHLEGFDVSHTKDGFQWDDNMETFLELLKDELEGENSIPILKQADKYRVRESAKNYQKVSKKVVDNTTDKIQDKIAKDVQTVVGKPTTNIIEEPQLKEIEKSYHKKFPLNISNIDYMVHIELSYDESIDELIQVGDHLIPEKDMFHKNIGVRLSLTHPFMVEFAGDDHKVIEPVLRLVVALGLSEIIVKKSGAPVTELRNNINDLLLGSLSKL, from the coding sequence ATGAAAGAATTAAATAACGTAAACATCCGCCCAGGTGTTACAATTCTTTCTGTTTTAAAACACCTTAACTATAAGCCTTACTACGCTTTAGCTGAGTTTGTTGATAATGCAATAGATAGCTATTTAAAAAACGAAAAAGAGTTAAAAAGAGTTGAAGGTGTTAATTATAAGTTGAGAGTTGATATTGAATTTGACACAAACAATCAAAAAATAACAATTAAAGATAACGCAGCTGGCATCCATACTAATGACTATCAAAGAGCTTTTAGAACTGCGGAATTACCACCAGACAATACTCGTTTGTCCGAATTTGGAATGGGTATGAAATCCGCAGCTTGTTGGTTTTCTAATAAATGGCAAGCTAAAACAACAGCTCTTAACGAAAATGTAGAACGTAAAGTATCTTTTGATATATCAAAAATAGTAGAAGATAAAATTCAAGAGCTACAAATTGAAAATAAAGATGCAAAGACAAACTCCCACTATACTTTAATTACCTTATTCGGAATAGAAGAAAAAATGCCAATTCGCAGAGGACTTGGAAAAGTAAAAAGACATTTGGCGAGTATTTATAGAGATTTTTTCAGAAAGGACATTTTAGACTTATATATAAATGGTGAAAAACTAAGCTACAAAACACCAAAAATTTTAAATACTGCTTATTTTGAAACTCCCAACTCAGAAAATGTGACTTGGAAGCAAGAAGTTGATTTTGATTTTGGAGACGATCACAATGGTGGCAGATTGAGAGCTAAAGGTTTTGTTGCAATTATGGAAACAATGTCAGTCAAAGATAGTGGGTTTGCACTATTTAGAAGAGGAAGAGTAATCGAAGGAAGTGCAGATAATGATGAAGGTTTTAGACCTCCTGCTCTATCTGGCTCATTAGGTAGTCATAGATACAAAAGACTTTTTGGAGAACTACATCTTGAAGGTTTTGATGTAAGTCACACTAAGGATGGTTTTCAGTGGGATGATAATATGGAAACCTTTTTAGAGTTATTAAAAGACGAACTTGAAGGCGAAAATTCAATACCTATTTTAAAACAAGCCGATAAGTATAGAGTTCGTGAAAGTGCTAAGAATTATCAAAAAGTATCTAAGAAAGTAGTTGATAATACAACTGATAAAATTCAAGATAAGATTGCAAAAGATGTTCAAACTGTCGTTGGAAAGCCTACTACAAACATTATTGAGGAACCTCAATTAAAGGAAATTGAAAAATCCTACCATAAGAAATTCCCCTTAAATATTTCCAATATTGATTATATGGTTCATATTGAATTGTCTTATGATGAGTCAATTGATGAATTAATTCAAGTTGGTGACCATTTAATCCCTGAGAAAGATATGTTTCATAAAAACATAGGAGTTAGACTATCTCTTACTCATCCATTTATGGTTGAATTTGCTGGTGATGACCACAAAGTAATCGAACCAGTATTACGTTTAGTTGTAGCACTAGGCCTATCTGAAATTATTGTGAAAAAGTCAGGAGCTCCAGTAACAGAATTAAGAAATAATATCAATGACCTTTTACTCGGCTCTCTTTCAAAATTATAA
- a CDS encoding DNA cytosine methyltransferase — MKNKRLKFIDLFAGLGGFHVALESLGHECVFASEKKEHLAKLYEKNFNTPVNRDITKVEICDIPKFDILCAGFPCQPFSKAGDQLGLKDEKNGNLFDKLVEIIEYHKPKYFILENVRNLKSHDNFNTWKYIKDKLENQLNYFIDDKILSPHNYGIPQHRERIFIVGSRDNIEYFNWPDSLNATDSILNFLDTNPIEATKLEDDKIKVIQLWQEFIDKIPIEDKLPGFPIWSMEFGATYPFEIEIPFRIPTNVLGKYKGKYGVPLKGMSRELKINNLPNYAQKNQLHKDTDKPIPFPNWKKNYIRKNRAFYEKYKVELEPVVKKLKELNVSSWQKLEWNVQGGERDISKYVIQFRGSGVRIKKTDFFPSLVTVSTQIPIIGWEKRYITPSEGARIQSLNGIELPENLGTCFSALGNAVNGTVVKLIAEKLIKEEHKTIKLNDKSKQEIRSNELDYERIK; from the coding sequence ATGAAAAACAAAAGGTTAAAATTTATAGACTTATTTGCTGGCTTAGGAGGTTTTCATGTAGCACTTGAAAGTCTTGGACATGAGTGCGTTTTCGCCAGCGAAAAAAAAGAACATTTAGCAAAGTTATATGAGAAAAATTTCAACACCCCTGTTAATCGTGATATAACGAAAGTTGAAATATGTGATATTCCAAAATTCGATATTCTTTGCGCCGGTTTTCCCTGCCAACCATTTTCTAAGGCCGGTGATCAATTAGGACTTAAAGATGAGAAAAACGGAAATCTTTTTGATAAGTTAGTTGAAATCATTGAATATCACAAACCAAAATATTTTATTTTAGAAAATGTAAGAAACCTCAAAAGTCATGATAATTTCAACACTTGGAAATATATAAAAGATAAACTTGAAAACCAACTCAATTATTTCATTGACGATAAAATACTATCACCACATAACTATGGAATTCCACAACACAGAGAAAGAATTTTCATAGTTGGATCTAGAGATAACATAGAATATTTTAATTGGCCAGATTCTTTAAATGCTACAGATTCTATTTTAAACTTTTTAGACACGAATCCTATTGAAGCCACAAAACTTGAAGACGATAAAATTAAAGTTATCCAACTATGGCAAGAGTTTATTGACAAAATACCTATTGAAGATAAATTACCTGGGTTTCCCATATGGAGTATGGAATTCGGAGCGACTTACCCCTTTGAGATTGAAATACCATTTAGAATACCCACAAATGTTTTAGGAAAATATAAAGGAAAATATGGAGTACCACTTAAAGGGATGAGCAGAGAATTAAAAATCAACAACTTACCTAATTACGCACAAAAAAACCAATTACATAAAGATACAGATAAACCTATTCCTTTTCCTAACTGGAAAAAAAATTATATAAGAAAAAACAGAGCCTTTTACGAGAAGTATAAAGTAGAATTAGAACCTGTTGTAAAAAAATTAAAGGAATTAAATGTGTCTAGTTGGCAAAAACTTGAATGGAATGTACAAGGTGGAGAAAGAGACATATCTAAATATGTTATACAATTTAGAGGTTCTGGTGTTAGAATTAAGAAAACTGATTTTTTTCCTTCATTAGTTACAGTAAGTACCCAAATACCTATTATTGGTTGGGAAAAGAGATATATAACTCCATCTGAAGGTGCTCGTATTCAATCTCTAAATGGCATAGAGTTACCCGAAAATTTAGGAACTTGTTTTTCGGCATTAGGGAATGCTGTAAATGGGACCGTTGTCAAATTGATTGCAGAAAAACTGATTAAAGAGGAACACAAAACCATTAAACTTAATGACAAATCAAAACAGGAAATTAGATCAAATGAACTAGATTATGAAAGAATTAAATAA
- the polA gene encoding DNA polymerase I: MSDNKRVFLVDAFALIFRGYYAFIKNPRINSKGTDTSAILGFMNSLLDVIKRERPDHLAVCFDKGGSADRVEMFEAYKANRDETPEAIKIAVPIIQEILKAMHIPIMVKAGFEADDVIGTLAKQAEKEGYQTFMVTPDKDFAQLVSENIFMYRPMFGGGYETWGIPEVQKKFEVTDPLQVIDFLGMMGDASDNIPGLPGVGEKTAKKFLAAYGSMENLLANTHELKGKMKEKIEANKELGLLSKKLATIMLDVPVEFHAKDFQLDQPDIPKVTEIFEELEFRRLIDNFTKTFAIQATATSTETTEKSTEEKATPKETASAGAGQFSLFGGDPSSTAKEETITEHTRKTNENTSHFYQSIAPGMGTKLFLKNLMSQTSVCFDTETTGLNPLIAELVGISFSWEVGKGFYLPFPENKNEAQELIEQLRPFFESETIEKVGQNLKYDIKVLAKYNVDVKGKLFDTMLAHYLINPDMRHNMDVLAETYLNYTPISIIELIGKKGKNQLSMRDVPLEKQTEYAVEDADITLQLKEHFSKELGDANTQKLFDEIEIPLLRVLAAMELEGINLDKDFLLSLAEALNNDISTLEKSIYDAAGEEFNIGSPKQLGIILFEKLKLVDKPKKTKTGQYATGEEILSYLAKDHEIIQHILEYRGLAKLKSTYVDALPLQVEEATGRVHTDYMQTVAATGRLSSNNPNLQNIPIRTERGRQVRKAFVPRSEEYTLLAADYSQIELRIIAALSKEETMIEAFKNGEDIHASTASKVFNVPLDEVTREQRSNAKTVNFGIIYGVSAFGLSNQTDLSRGEAKELIDTYYETYPKLRKYISEQVDFARDHGYVQTVLGRRRYLKDINSRNAVVRGAAERNAVNAPIQGSAADIIKIAMINIYNKLETGDFKTKMLLQVHDELVFDVFKPELESIKTLVKTEMENAYKLEVPLDVEIDTGLNWLEAH; this comes from the coding sequence ATGTCCGATAACAAACGCGTATTTCTAGTTGATGCTTTTGCATTAATTTTCCGTGGCTACTATGCCTTTATAAAGAACCCAAGAATAAACTCTAAAGGCACAGATACCTCAGCTATATTAGGATTTATGAACTCACTTTTAGACGTAATAAAACGTGAACGACCAGATCATTTAGCCGTTTGTTTCGATAAAGGTGGCAGTGCCGATCGTGTAGAAATGTTTGAAGCCTACAAAGCCAACAGAGATGAAACACCCGAAGCCATAAAAATTGCTGTACCTATTATCCAAGAGATTTTAAAGGCCATGCACATCCCAATTATGGTAAAAGCAGGTTTCGAGGCCGATGATGTTATTGGAACCCTTGCTAAACAAGCCGAAAAAGAAGGTTACCAAACCTTTATGGTAACGCCAGATAAAGATTTCGCGCAATTAGTAAGCGAAAATATATTTATGTACAGACCCATGTTTGGTGGCGGATACGAAACTTGGGGCATTCCCGAAGTTCAGAAAAAGTTTGAAGTTACCGATCCCTTACAAGTTATCGATTTCCTTGGTATGATGGGTGATGCCAGTGATAATATCCCAGGATTACCTGGCGTTGGCGAAAAAACAGCCAAAAAATTCTTAGCCGCTTATGGCAGTATGGAAAACCTTTTAGCCAATACTCACGAGCTTAAAGGTAAAATGAAAGAAAAAATTGAAGCCAATAAAGAACTCGGTTTATTATCTAAAAAACTAGCAACCATAATGTTGGATGTTCCGGTGGAATTCCATGCGAAAGACTTCCAATTAGATCAACCCGATATCCCGAAGGTTACAGAGATTTTCGAAGAGTTAGAATTTAGACGCTTAATAGATAATTTCACCAAAACTTTTGCGATTCAAGCCACAGCGACTTCAACTGAAACTACTGAAAAAAGTACAGAAGAAAAAGCTACACCAAAGGAAACCGCTTCGGCAGGTGCTGGACAATTTTCACTTTTTGGTGGCGATCCTTCTAGTACAGCTAAAGAAGAAACCATAACCGAACATACTAGAAAAACAAACGAAAATACATCGCATTTTTACCAAAGTATTGCTCCAGGAATGGGAACCAAACTGTTTCTTAAAAACCTAATGAGTCAAACTTCGGTATGTTTCGATACTGAAACTACGGGATTAAACCCGTTGATTGCCGAGTTGGTTGGTATTTCATTTTCATGGGAAGTTGGCAAAGGCTTTTACTTACCATTTCCAGAAAACAAAAACGAAGCACAAGAACTTATCGAGCAATTACGTCCGTTTTTTGAAAGTGAAACCATCGAAAAAGTGGGCCAGAATTTAAAATACGACATCAAAGTATTAGCAAAATACAATGTAGACGTAAAGGGTAAATTGTTCGATACCATGTTAGCGCATTACCTTATTAATCCAGATATGCGCCACAATATGGACGTATTGGCCGAAACCTATTTAAATTACACACCAATTTCTATTATAGAACTTATTGGTAAAAAAGGTAAAAACCAATTATCAATGCGCGATGTGCCGTTAGAAAAGCAAACCGAATATGCAGTTGAAGATGCCGATATTACCTTACAACTAAAAGAACATTTCTCTAAAGAATTAGGTGATGCCAATACTCAAAAATTATTCGATGAGATTGAAATCCCTTTACTTCGTGTGCTTGCAGCCATGGAACTAGAAGGTATTAATTTAGATAAAGATTTCCTACTTTCTCTAGCTGAAGCCTTAAACAACGATATTTCAACTTTAGAAAAAAGTATTTATGATGCCGCTGGCGAAGAATTTAATATTGGTTCTCCAAAACAATTGGGAATCATTCTTTTTGAAAAACTAAAACTGGTTGATAAACCTAAAAAAACCAAAACTGGGCAGTATGCAACAGGCGAAGAAATTTTAAGTTATTTAGCCAAAGACCACGAAATTATTCAACATATTTTAGAATATCGTGGTTTAGCCAAATTAAAAAGCACCTATGTGGATGCCTTACCGCTACAAGTGGAAGAAGCCACAGGTCGCGTACATACAGATTATATGCAAACCGTTGCAGCTACGGGACGTTTAAGTAGCAACAACCCCAACTTACAGAATATCCCAATTCGTACAGAACGTGGTCGTCAAGTACGTAAAGCCTTTGTGCCAAGAAGTGAAGAATACACACTGTTAGCTGCCGATTATAGCCAGATAGAATTGCGTATTATTGCCGCGTTAAGTAAGGAAGAAACCATGATTGAAGCCTTTAAAAATGGCGAAGATATTCACGCCTCTACCGCTTCTAAAGTATTTAATGTACCTTTAGATGAAGTAACTCGTGAACAACGTAGCAATGCAAAAACGGTAAACTTCGGAATTATTTATGGTGTATCTGCCTTTGGCTTAAGTAACCAAACCGATTTATCTCGTGGTGAAGCTAAAGAACTAATTGATACCTATTACGAAACGTACCCGAAACTTAGAAAATATATTAGCGAGCAAGTCGATTTTGCTCGCGACCATGGTTATGTGCAAACCGTTTTAGGGCGTCGTCGTTATTTAAAAGATATCAATTCCCGAAACGCCGTAGTTCGTGGTGCCGCAGAACGTAATGCCGTAAACGCACCTATACAAGGTAGCGCTGCCGATATTATCAAAATTGCCATGATTAATATTTATAACAAGCTTGAAACTGGCGATTTTAAAACTAAAATGCTCCTACAAGTGCATGATGAATTGGTTTTCGATGTCTTTAAACCAGAATTAGAAAGCATTAAAACTTTAGTTAAAACCGAAATGGAAAACGCTTATAAACTAGAAGTACCATTAGATGTTGAAATTGATACTGGACTGAATTGGTTGGAGGCACATTAA